A genomic region of Zea mays cultivar B73 chromosome 6, Zm-B73-REFERENCE-NAM-5.0, whole genome shotgun sequence contains the following coding sequences:
- the LOC103630113 gene encoding protein CHUP1, chloroplastic isoform X2, whose translation MKARTGLKELRILKNEDTKAKIISGNSVHTTTTTTTITTTALVPLAPKCRSLADDEGYLLPEFNDMVLREFGQDIDSIPSTPAARVREDVSNDHEVHKLRDLVRSLQEREKTLELQLLECYGLQEQDAAVRELENQLKINNVESKLYLLKIESLQTENQRLQTQLSENSKIFSELEATRTKCKFLKKKFISDAEQAKEQIISLQKMVDSLQNKQTDEEKKFIEFENKLKRLEELEKEATELRAANSRLQQENAHLIRRLEVTRLPPVPKPKTSMEVKALEEADRLKQETDRLAKEVEQLQSGRFADVEELVYLKWINACLRYELRNKDAPSGKTVARDLSKTLSPKSELKAKQLIMEYANVGAEDSHLGHVEFGSECSSSRASSGEPDDVSIDIASMTKHTNKNPKKKKFFSKLRKLVLGKGKENREISTLERRVSISSCSFDDFTGRDSHDSYSSFMAEPNMPDSRRHGDHGFGTHSSLDSAKSSPLGTEIVGERSDHSVVKSVSSREEKVNAFGPSIGLDSSKAIPEDVEIHKFADALITSRSGSMSSRRSASFRH comes from the exons ATGAAGGCCAGAACAGGGCTCAAGGAGCTTAGGATCCTAAAAAAT GAGGATACCAAGGCAAAAATTATCAGTGGGAACTCTGTGCACACGACCACTACCACTACGACAATTACCACCACCGCATTAGTACCATTGGCCCCTAAATGCAGAAGCCTTGCTGATGATGAAGGCTATCTCCTTCCGGAGTTCAATGACATGGTTCTCAGAGAATTTGGCCAAGATATAGATAGCATTCCATCCACACCTGCAGCGAGAGTAAGGGAAGATGTATCGAATGACCATGAAGTCCACAAACTTAGAGATTTGGTGAGATCACTGCAAGAAAGGGAGAAGACTCTGGAGCTACAGCTTCTGGAGTGTTACGGTTTGCAGGAGCAAGATGCTGCGGTGAGGGAGCTTGAGAATCAGCTGAAGATTAACAACGTTGAATCAAAGTTGTACTTGCTGAAGATTGAATCTTTACAGACTGAAAACCAGAGGCTGCAAACACAGCTCTCAGAGAACTCAAAAATATTCTCTGAGCTTGAGGCGACAAGAACAAAATGCAAGTTTCTGAAGAAGAAGTTTATATCGGATGCAGAACAGGCAAAGGAGCAAATCATTTCTCTTCAGAAAATGGTCGACTCATTGCAGAACAAACAGACTGATGAGGAGAAAAAATTTATTGAGTTTGAAAATAAACTGAAGAGACTAGAGGAGCTGGAAAAAGAGGCAACAGAGCTAAGAGCGGCAAATTCAAGGCTGCAGCAGGAGAATGCACATCTTATTAGGCGACTGGAGGTTACACGCCTACCCCCTGTACCCAAGCCCAAAACTAGTATGGAG GTAAAAGCATTGGAGGAGGCTGATCGGTTGAAGCAAGAAACTGATAGGTTGGCTAAAGAGGTTGAACAACTTCAGAGTGGCAGGTTTGCAGATGTCGAAGAATTGGTATATCTGAAATGGATAAATGCCTGCCTACGGTATGAGCTGAGAAACAAGGATGCCCCATCAGGGAAGACTGTTGCACGAGATCTTAGCAAGACCCTGAGCCCCAAGTCTGAATTGAAGGCCAAACAGCTGATAATGGAATATGCCAATGTGGGTGCGGAGGACAGTCACTTGGGGCATGTCGAATTCGGTTCAGAGTGCTCTTCCTCACGGGCTTCGTCAGGTGAACCGGATGATGTGTCAATTGATATTGCTTCCATGACAAAGCATACTAATAAAAACCCCAAAAAGAAGAAGTTCTTCTCTAAGCTTCGGAAACTGGTGCTGGGAAAAGGGAAAGAGAACCGTGAAATTTCTACTCTGGAGAGGAGAGTGTCTATTTCAAGTTGTTCCTTCGATGACTTCACTGGAAGGGATTCACATGATAGCTATTCTTCGTTCATGGCAGAACCAAACATGCCTGATAGTCGACGGCATGGTGATCATGGCTTTGGTACACATTCTTCTTTGGACAGCGCAAAATCTAGTCCTCTTGGCACAGAAATTGTAGGTGAAAGAAGTGACCATTCTGTGGTGAAGAGTGTATCTTCTAGAGAGGAAAAGGTAAATGCATTCGGTCCCAGCATTGGCCTTGATAGTAGCAAGGCCATACCTGAGGATGTTGAGATCCATAAATTTGCTGATGCGCTGATCACATCAAGGTCAGGTTCCATGTCATCAAGAAGATCGGCATCCTTCCGACACTGA
- the LOC103630113 gene encoding protein CHUP1, chloroplastic isoform X1 — MPKPGDCSSSGVGGPSAGDAKDLPQLFLRVGAAVTLSVAGLLFSRRQRPPRQLLPPPPRPPSESDDACSMKARTGLKELRILKNEDTKAKIISGNSVHTTTTTTTITTTALVPLAPKCRSLADDEGYLLPEFNDMVLREFGQDIDSIPSTPAARVREDVSNDHEVHKLRDLVRSLQEREKTLELQLLECYGLQEQDAAVRELENQLKINNVESKLYLLKIESLQTENQRLQTQLSENSKIFSELEATRTKCKFLKKKFISDAEQAKEQIISLQKMVDSLQNKQTDEEKKFIEFENKLKRLEELEKEATELRAANSRLQQENAHLIRRLEVTRLPPVPKPKTSMEVKALEEADRLKQETDRLAKEVEQLQSGRFADVEELVYLKWINACLRYELRNKDAPSGKTVARDLSKTLSPKSELKAKQLIMEYANVGAEDSHLGHVEFGSECSSSRASSGEPDDVSIDIASMTKHTNKNPKKKKFFSKLRKLVLGKGKENREISTLERRVSISSCSFDDFTGRDSHDSYSSFMAEPNMPDSRRHGDHGFGTHSSLDSAKSSPLGTEIVGERSDHSVVKSVSSREEKVNAFGPSIGLDSSKAIPEDVEIHKFADALITSRSGSMSSRRSASFRH; from the exons ATGCCCAAACCTGGTGATTGCAGCAGCAGCGGCGTTGGTGGGCCGAGCGCCGGGGACGCCAAGGACTTGCCCCAACTTTTCCTCAGAGTGGGCGCGGCCGTCACGCTCTCCGTAGCCGGTCTGCTCTTCTCGCGGCGCCAGCGGCCGCCCCGGCAgctcctgccgccgccgccgcgtcctCCCTCGG AGTCGGATGATGCTTGCAGCATGAAGGCCAGAACAGGGCTCAAGGAGCTTAGGATCCTAAAAAAT GAGGATACCAAGGCAAAAATTATCAGTGGGAACTCTGTGCACACGACCACTACCACTACGACAATTACCACCACCGCATTAGTACCATTGGCCCCTAAATGCAGAAGCCTTGCTGATGATGAAGGCTATCTCCTTCCGGAGTTCAATGACATGGTTCTCAGAGAATTTGGCCAAGATATAGATAGCATTCCATCCACACCTGCAGCGAGAGTAAGGGAAGATGTATCGAATGACCATGAAGTCCACAAACTTAGAGATTTGGTGAGATCACTGCAAGAAAGGGAGAAGACTCTGGAGCTACAGCTTCTGGAGTGTTACGGTTTGCAGGAGCAAGATGCTGCGGTGAGGGAGCTTGAGAATCAGCTGAAGATTAACAACGTTGAATCAAAGTTGTACTTGCTGAAGATTGAATCTTTACAGACTGAAAACCAGAGGCTGCAAACACAGCTCTCAGAGAACTCAAAAATATTCTCTGAGCTTGAGGCGACAAGAACAAAATGCAAGTTTCTGAAGAAGAAGTTTATATCGGATGCAGAACAGGCAAAGGAGCAAATCATTTCTCTTCAGAAAATGGTCGACTCATTGCAGAACAAACAGACTGATGAGGAGAAAAAATTTATTGAGTTTGAAAATAAACTGAAGAGACTAGAGGAGCTGGAAAAAGAGGCAACAGAGCTAAGAGCGGCAAATTCAAGGCTGCAGCAGGAGAATGCACATCTTATTAGGCGACTGGAGGTTACACGCCTACCCCCTGTACCCAAGCCCAAAACTAGTATGGAG GTAAAAGCATTGGAGGAGGCTGATCGGTTGAAGCAAGAAACTGATAGGTTGGCTAAAGAGGTTGAACAACTTCAGAGTGGCAGGTTTGCAGATGTCGAAGAATTGGTATATCTGAAATGGATAAATGCCTGCCTACGGTATGAGCTGAGAAACAAGGATGCCCCATCAGGGAAGACTGTTGCACGAGATCTTAGCAAGACCCTGAGCCCCAAGTCTGAATTGAAGGCCAAACAGCTGATAATGGAATATGCCAATGTGGGTGCGGAGGACAGTCACTTGGGGCATGTCGAATTCGGTTCAGAGTGCTCTTCCTCACGGGCTTCGTCAGGTGAACCGGATGATGTGTCAATTGATATTGCTTCCATGACAAAGCATACTAATAAAAACCCCAAAAAGAAGAAGTTCTTCTCTAAGCTTCGGAAACTGGTGCTGGGAAAAGGGAAAGAGAACCGTGAAATTTCTACTCTGGAGAGGAGAGTGTCTATTTCAAGTTGTTCCTTCGATGACTTCACTGGAAGGGATTCACATGATAGCTATTCTTCGTTCATGGCAGAACCAAACATGCCTGATAGTCGACGGCATGGTGATCATGGCTTTGGTACACATTCTTCTTTGGACAGCGCAAAATCTAGTCCTCTTGGCACAGAAATTGTAGGTGAAAGAAGTGACCATTCTGTGGTGAAGAGTGTATCTTCTAGAGAGGAAAAGGTAAATGCATTCGGTCCCAGCATTGGCCTTGATAGTAGCAAGGCCATACCTGAGGATGTTGAGATCCATAAATTTGCTGATGCGCTGATCACATCAAGGTCAGGTTCCATGTCATCAAGAAGATCGGCATCCTTCCGACACTGA